A window of Kineococcus sp. NBC_00420 genomic DNA:
GTGATCGCCCTGTGGCTGCTCCTGCGCGGCGGAGGTGAGCGCAACGTCAACGTGCGGGCCGCGATCCTCGAGGTCGTCAACGACGGTCTCGGCTCGGTGGCCGTCATCGTCGCCGCCGGGGTCATCGCCCTCACGGGCTGGACCCGCGCCGACGCCCTGGTGTCGCTGCTCATCGGCGTCCTCATCGTCCCGCGCACGCTGGGTCTGCTGCGGGAGACCACGGCGGTCCTGCTGGAGTCCACCCCGCCGGGACTGGACCTGGAGGACGTGCGCCGGCACCTGCTGGAACTCCCGCACGTGCACGCGGTCCACGACCTGCACGCCAGCCAGATCACCTCGGGCCTGCCGGTGCTGTCCGCGCACGTCGTCCTCGACGAGTCCTGCTTCCGCGACGGTCACGCACCCGAGATCCTCGACCGGCTGCAGGAGTGCGTGGCCGAGCACTTCCCCGTCGCCGTGGAGCACGCGACCTTCCAGCTCGAACCCGTCGGCCACAGCGGTCACGAGACCTCGACGCACGACTGACCGCCGCCGCGCAGCACCGGTGCTGCGCGGCGGCACCGGTCTCAGCGCTTGGTGCCCTTGACGCTGTCGCTGACCGCGTCGGAGGCGCTGCGCGACGCGCTCTTGGCCTTCTTGTCGACGCGCTTCTCCTTGAGGGACTTGCCGGTCTTCTTCGCACTGGTGTTGCGGGGCGACTTGTCCATGGTGCGTCTCCTGTCCACCCGGGGGCCGGGTGTTCGCCGCGGACGGCGGGGTACCGCGTGGCCGTCGACTCCAGCCGTGCGCCCTCCTGCTCGGACCGGGTGACGTACGGGGCTCAGCGCCTCGTGCGGTTCTCGCACAGTACGCGTCCCGGACACCGGCGCCCACCGCCCGGGAAGCCGTGCTCAGAGCATCCGCGGGTCGCGGTGGACGTCCTCGACGTGGACGTGGGTGTGGATCCGGGCGATCTCCGGGGCGAGGACCCCGAGGACCTCCTGCAGCTCCACCAGGGCCCGGGCCCGCACCGCGTCGGCGAGGGTCACCAGGTGCGCTCCGTAGGCGGCGACGAGCCGGATCGTGACCGAGACGAGGACGTCCGACCCGTCCGTCTCGCAGGTGATGTCCGAGGCCGCGGCCTGCGGTTCCGCGTCGACGCTGCGTCGCAGCAGGGCGACGAGCGCGTCCGCGGCGACGAAGAAGTCACCGCCGCCGTGACGACCGCGGACCGGCGCGGAGGGTCGGAAGCTCCGCAGGGCGCGGTCGAGCAGGTCGTCGCGCAGCGCCACCCAGCCGTTCTCGGTGTGGCGGCGGATCAGCCGGGCGCCGAGGTCCTGGAACTCCACCCGGGGTTCGCCGCTCACCGCCAGTCCTCCAACGTGCTCGCGAGGGTCGTCCGCGCGCGGGCGAGGAGGCCCCGGACGACGGTGGGGCCGACGTCCAGGACGATCGCGATCTCCGCGTAGCTCAAACCCTCGACCTCCTTGAGCAGCCAGGCCGAACGTTGCCGCTCGGGGAGCAGGGTCAGCGCGACGTCGACGGCTTCGAGCAACCCGGACTCCACGCTGGTCCGGGCGGGATCGTCTCGCAGGTCCGCGATCCGGTCCAGCACCTCGGCGGGGTCGACGTAGGGCAGCGAGCCGGACTCCGGGACGCGCCGGCCGTGGGCGAAGACCTGTCGCCGGGCGATGGTGAACAGCCAGGTCCGGACGCTGGCCTGACCACGGAACCCGCGCAGGCCCTTCCAGGCCGCGATCAGCGTCTCCTGCAGGCAGTCCTCGACGGCACCGCGGTCGCGCAGCATCCTCGACACGTGGCGGTGCAGCCCCGGGCCGTGCCGGTCGACGAGGACGGCGAAGGCCGCCTTGTCACCGAGCCCGGCCCGGCGGGCCAGTGCCTCGTCGGGCACGCCCTCCAGGTCCCACCCGGACGGGGCCTCGCCCCCGGGTCCACCACTCGTCACGTCCTGCGGTCCTTCCACCGGTCCCCCTCCTGCGGCAGCACGTCCTCCCCCGACCCCGGCGCCCGGGGGTCGGCCGTGCGGAGGTGGGGCACCCGCCCCGATCGCCACTGCCTCCGCGAGCAGGTCGGGGCCGACGGCCCGGGCGCCGTGCTCCTTCGTGCCCTTGACCTCCTTGGTCCCCCACCGGGGTGAGGTCCCGCGGAGCGCACCGGCGTCGAGGACGACGAGAGGTTCCGCGGACTCTCCGGGTCGAGCTGTGGGAACCATCGCCATGCCTCTTCGTGCGCCGGGAACGACTGCGTCGAGGAATGGGACCACCTCCCGAGCCCACGAGCCAGTTGAACTCTTGACTACTAGAAGACCCAGGGAAGTGACGCACGTCACGGTCTCGACGGCGTGACGAACGAGGGGTTCGAGCACTCACAACGTCGACCGGGGTCGTGATCCGCCCCGGGTGCGGCTTCGAAAGGACGACGACGATGTGGGTTCTGCTCTCGCAGGGACTGCGCCGCTGGGTGATCGCCTCCGTGGCGGTACCCCTGGGGATCAGGACGATGGGGGCGATCGCCGGGAGGCTCGAACGTTCCGAGGGCCCGACCGCGTTGTCCCGGGGCCTGCGGGGGGCGTCGGCGTTGGCCGGCCGTCGCAACCGCGCCTCCACGAAGCGGGCTGCGGGCCGTCGTCGGGGGGTCGGCGGCCGGTGAGCTCACGCCAGGACACCACCAGCCCCGGCGACGCGGTGGGCACCCTCCTCGTCGACCCCGTCACGCGGTGCACGACGATCGCTCTGCGCGGCGAGGTGGACGCAGGCCTGGAGGGGGAACTCTCCGCCCTGTGCTCCCGCGTCGTCCTGGACGGGGCCGAGGCCGAGCACGTCGTCGTGGTCGACCTCGGGGCGGTCACGTTCATGGACTCCTCGGGCATCGCCTTCCTGGTGAGGCTCACCCAGCGCATCGCGCCCCGCCGACCGCGCCTGCGGCACGCACCGGACCAGGTGCGCTTCCTGCTGGACGTCACCGGGATCGGGTCCATCCTCGACGTGGACTGAACGCGCCGCGGGGTCCAGGGCGCTCGAAGCCCCGTGGCCTCAGCCGGCGAAGGCCTCCGCGAGCAGGCGGAACTGCTCGCGGGGGAAGTCCCCGCCGCCACCGAGCACCTGCACGGGGACCTCGTCGGCCCCGGCCGCGAACTGCTCCTCGAGGCGCGCGGCGACCTGCTCGACCGTGCCCCAGGGGATGAGGGCGTCGATGGCCCGGTCGCTGCCGCCGTCCAGCAGGTCCGCGTCGCCCCAGCCGAACCTGCGCAGGTTGTTCGTGTAGTTCGGCAGGGCCAGGTACACCGCCGCGTACTCGCGGGCGATCGCCCGCGCCCTCGACGGGTCGGTCTCCAGCACGACGGCCACCTCCGGGGCCAGCAACGGCTCGGGGCCGAGGGCCTCGCGCGCCGACACCGTGTGCTCGACGGTCGTGAAGTACGGGTGGGCCCCGGCCGTCCGGGTCCGCGCCAGGTCCAGCATCTTCGGGCCGAGCGCCGCCAGGACCCGCCGGTCCGCGGGGACCGACGGCGACAGCGCATCGAGCTGGTCGAGGTACTCCACCGTCCGGGTGAACGGCTTCTCGTAGGCCCGCCCCTGCCCCTCGACGGCGGGGGCGTGGGAGTTCCCGAGCCCCAGCAGGAACCGTCCCGGGTGGTCGCGCTCGAGGTCCGCGAACGCCGCGGCGGACTGCGCCGGGGTGGCCGTCCAGATGCTCACGATGCCGCTCGCGACGCCCAGCGAGGTGGTCGCCGACAGCAGTTCACCGAACGCGGGGAGGATCCCCGGTGCGAAGCCGCCGGAGAACCACAGCCGTGCGAACCCCAGCTCCTCGACCTCCGCGGCGACCTCGCGGGCCTCCGCCACGCGGGTCGGGTCCTGCCAGGGGCCGCCGCCCCAGAGGCTCAGCCGGCGGGGGGTCGTGGGTGTGCTCATGTCGGCGCCAACCCCGGGCCCCCCACGGGGTGTTCCCGTCACCCACCGTGTCCACCACCGGGAGTGCACCCCCGATCGGGCGAATGAGTCGGACCCGGGACCCGCCGATACGTCAAGTGGTCCCGGGCCTCTGGGAGCGAGGACGTCCAAGGGGAGCCGATGTCGAAGCGAGCCGCCGCGGTGCTGGCCGTCCTGGGCCTCCTCGGTCTCGCCGTGGCGTTCCTGCCCGACGCGACGGGTCCCGGACCGGCCGATCTCGTCGTCGCCTTCGTCCACGCCGCCGCCCTGCTCGTGACCGCGCTGGGGGTGCGCCGGCACCGGCCGACCCTGCCGCAGGCCTGGGCGGCCGTCCTCGCCCTGGTGACGACCGGCCTCGTCGCCGCCGTCGCCGCCGTCCTGCGTCCGGGCGACCTCGGGGTCGCCCGCTGGGGAGTCGTCGGCGTCCAGGTCGTGGGCCTCGCCCTGGTGCCGTTCGTCGTCCGGACGCTGCGCCGCGAAGGGTCGTCCCGCACGACCTGGCCGGACGTCCTCCTCACCCTCTGCGGCGGCGGACTCGTCGTCGTGCAGGTCCTCGGGATGCTGCACGAGACCGGACTCGGCGACGAACCGGCGGTCCTCATCGGCACGGCCGCCGACGTCGTCCTCGTCGTCGTCCTGCTGCGCATCCTCTCGACCCGCACCGGCATGGCCCCGGCCACCGCGCTCGTGCTGTCCGCCTCCGGTGGGCTGCTCGCGATCGCCTCGTTGGTGACCGCCCGCGGCGACCTGCTCGGCCAGGCACGCGTCCTGCCCGCGCTGGAGTGCCTCGCCATGGTGCTGCTCGCCACCGCCGCCTGGCACCCGAGCATGCGCCACTTCGGCACCCCCCACGCCGGCGGCACCCTGCGCCGCGACGGGCAGCGCCTGCTCACCGTCGTCCCGGTGTTCCTCGCCGTGCCCGTGCTGTGGGGCCTCGGGAACCTGCACGTCCTCCCCGACGTCGCGGTCCAGGTGGTCGCGCCCAGCGGCTACGTCCTCGCCTGCGCCGGCGTCGCCCTCGCCTCGCTCGCGGTGCGCCGCGCCGAACGCAGCGCCGACCGCGACCCCCTCACCGACCTGGTCAACCGCCGGGGTCTGCCCAACGCCACCCGCGAGCTGCAGCAGCGCCTGCGCGGCGAGGACCTGCACCTCTGCCTGGTCGATCTCGACGACTTCAAGCAGATCAACGACACCCGCGGCCACGCCGTCGGCGACGCCCTGCTCGTCGAGGTCTCGCACCGGCTGCAGCGGGCCGTGGGGGTGCGCGGCGTCGTCTCGCGCACCGGTGGCGACGAGTTCATCGTCGTCTGCTGGACCGGGCCCGACGACGAGGAGGGACCGGCCGACCTGATGCTCACGGCCCTCGACGCGCCCTTCGAGTTCAGCGGGCTGCCGTACCAGGTCAGCGCCAGCATCGGCATCGCACCGCTCCCCGCCGGGGTGACCCTCGAGGTCGCGCTCGTCGACGCCGACATCGCGATGTACGCGGCGAAGCAGGCCGGCAAGGGCCGCGCCCAGGTCTACCGGCCCGAACTGCGCGAACGGGTCCTCGGCGGGCTCACCATGCAGCAGGAACTCCGCCGGTTGCTGCTGCACGACGGGTCCCCCGCGGACGTCGGCGAACTGGTCGTCGTGCACCAGCCGATCGTCGAACTCGGTGAGGGGTCGTCCGTGCGCATCGTCGGGGTCGAGGCGCTCGTCCGCTGGCGCCACCCGCGTGCGGGGCTCCTCGTGCCCGACGAGTTCCTCCACCACGCCGAGGCGGCCGGTCTCGGGGCCCGCCTCGACGAGCACGTCGCGACGCGCGCGGTGCGCCACCTCGCGCAGTGGGACGCCCTCGGCGTCCCGCCGCTGCACCTCGCCGTGAACCTCGGGGTCGGCAGCCTGCACCGCCACGGCCTCGCCCGGTGGATGACCACCCTGGCCGCCGCGCACGGCATCGCCCCCGAACGGATCCACCTCGAGATCACCGAGCACGAGGAACTCCCCGACGACCCCCGCATCGCGGAGTCGTTGCGCGAGACCGTCGCCGCGGGGTTCCAGCTCGACCTCGACGACTTCGGCATCGGCTACACCTCGCTGTCCTACATGCGCCGGTTCCCGATCTCGACCGTGAAGCTCGACCGTTCGCTGACGACGCTGGTGACCAGTGGGGACACGTCGCTGCTCGAGGGCATCGCGGCCCTGTGCCGGGCGATGGACCTGCGGATCCTCGCCGAAGGCGTCGAACGCTCCGAGCAGCTCGGACCGTTGCTGGCCCTCGGCGTCCACCGCGCCCAGGGGCACTGGTTCGGGAGCGCCATGGCGGCCGACGACGTCCCCGGTCTCGTGCAGCGCACGCACGCCGAGGACGGCCAGGAGAGCGACGGCGTCCTGATCTGACGGGTCCGTCCCCGACCCGCTCTTCCGCGCGATCCGTCGATCAGGCAGTCTGGCGCCCACGAATCCGCACCCGAGGAGCCTCCCGTGGACGACTTCCAGTACATCGACGGATCCCGCAGGACCGGCAACGGGCAGCAGCTCGTCGTCGAGGACCCCGCCACCGGCGCGGTGATCGCCACGGGCGCCGCCGCGACCGCGGCCGACGTGGCCGAG
This region includes:
- a CDS encoding cation diffusion facilitator family transporter translates to MSHGHGHGGHGAAEQNRRRLAAALAVTATVLVAEAVGAFVSGSLALLADAGHMLTDVAGLVIALIAATLAARPASAQRTWGYRRAEVLAATLQAAALLAIGVFVLVEGVRRLLEPPEVHSGAMLTFGVIGLLGNVIALWLLLRGGGERNVNVRAAILEVVNDGLGSVAVIVAAGVIALTGWTRADALVSLLIGVLIVPRTLGLLRETTAVLLESTPPGLDLEDVRRHLLELPHVHAVHDLHASQITSGLPVLSAHVVLDESCFRDGHAPEILDRLQECVAEHFPVAVEHATFQLEPVGHSGHETSTHD
- a CDS encoding RNA polymerase sigma factor, which gives rise to MAMVPTARPGESAEPLVVLDAGALRGTSPRWGTKEVKGTKEHGARAVGPDLLAEAVAIGAGAPPPHGRPPGAGVGGGRAAAGGGPVEGPQDVTSGGPGGEAPSGWDLEGVPDEALARRAGLGDKAAFAVLVDRHGPGLHRHVSRMLRDRGAVEDCLQETLIAAWKGLRGFRGQASVRTWLFTIARRQVFAHGRRVPESGSLPYVDPAEVLDRIADLRDDPARTSVESGLLEAVDVALTLLPERQRSAWLLKEVEGLSYAEIAIVLDVGPTVVRGLLARARTTLASTLEDWR
- a CDS encoding STAS domain-containing protein; this encodes MSSRQDTTSPGDAVGTLLVDPVTRCTTIALRGEVDAGLEGELSALCSRVVLDGAEAEHVVVVDLGAVTFMDSSGIAFLVRLTQRIAPRRPRLRHAPDQVRFLLDVTGIGSILDVD
- a CDS encoding TIGR03620 family F420-dependent LLM class oxidoreductase, whose amino-acid sequence is MSTPTTPRRLSLWGGGPWQDPTRVAEAREVAAEVEELGFARLWFSGGFAPGILPAFGELLSATTSLGVASGIVSIWTATPAQSAAAFADLERDHPGRFLLGLGNSHAPAVEGQGRAYEKPFTRTVEYLDQLDALSPSVPADRRVLAALGPKMLDLARTRTAGAHPYFTTVEHTVSAREALGPEPLLAPEVAVVLETDPSRARAIAREYAAVYLALPNYTNNLRRFGWGDADLLDGGSDRAIDALIPWGTVEQVAARLEEQFAAGADEVPVQVLGGGGDFPREQFRLLAEAFAG
- a CDS encoding putative bifunctional diguanylate cyclase/phosphodiesterase, whose product is MSKRAAAVLAVLGLLGLAVAFLPDATGPGPADLVVAFVHAAALLVTALGVRRHRPTLPQAWAAVLALVTTGLVAAVAAVLRPGDLGVARWGVVGVQVVGLALVPFVVRTLRREGSSRTTWPDVLLTLCGGGLVVVQVLGMLHETGLGDEPAVLIGTAADVVLVVVLLRILSTRTGMAPATALVLSASGGLLAIASLVTARGDLLGQARVLPALECLAMVLLATAAWHPSMRHFGTPHAGGTLRRDGQRLLTVVPVFLAVPVLWGLGNLHVLPDVAVQVVAPSGYVLACAGVALASLAVRRAERSADRDPLTDLVNRRGLPNATRELQQRLRGEDLHLCLVDLDDFKQINDTRGHAVGDALLVEVSHRLQRAVGVRGVVSRTGGDEFIVVCWTGPDDEEGPADLMLTALDAPFEFSGLPYQVSASIGIAPLPAGVTLEVALVDADIAMYAAKQAGKGRAQVYRPELRERVLGGLTMQQELRRLLLHDGSPADVGELVVVHQPIVELGEGSSVRIVGVEALVRWRHPRAGLLVPDEFLHHAEAAGLGARLDEHVATRAVRHLAQWDALGVPPLHLAVNLGVGSLHRHGLARWMTTLAAAHGIAPERIHLEITEHEELPDDPRIAESLRETVAAGFQLDLDDFGIGYTSLSYMRRFPISTVKLDRSLTTLVTSGDTSLLEGIAALCRAMDLRILAEGVERSEQLGPLLALGVHRAQGHWFGSAMAADDVPGLVQRTHAEDGQESDGVLI